A segment of the Colletotrichum destructivum chromosome 3, complete sequence genome:
TGGATCAAATTAAATAGGGCCAGCTAGGCTCAGTTCATCTTTCCAGCCATCTTCACGTATCCGAGGGCTCATTCGCGACGCACACTCACTAGCTCAGaatggcggcgttggtgtcCGTCTTGGTAGCTGGACTGGCCATCTTTGGGGGCTACACTTacgccccggccgcccaACGTGCCGTGAAGCTCGTTGGTATCGGACGAGTCAGCGTCAACACCTCCGTGTtgaacggcggcgacttcgtcttcatcgacgaCACTGTGTATTGCGAGGATCTGCATCACCACACCCCGAGCGGGCTCCTCTTTACCGCCTGCGATGACAACAAAGAGACGCGGGCCGCGTGGTTCCCCGGCCTGGCTAACCTCGACGACCCCGTCAAGAGCAGCAAGCAAAAGGGCTCCTTTCACGTCATTGACCCCAAGGTGCGATCCGAGCCGGTTCTGCTTACAATTTGGGATGCAGGATAGCCGCTGACATGAACAGGATCTGACCCAAAAACGACTCAGGTTCGAGAACTTTGACAGCACCTTCGTCACCCACGGCATCGATGTCATCTCGGACCCCCAGAGGCCAGAGGCGGTCTACATCTTTGCCGTCAACCACGTCCCTCACCCGGACTACCTGGCCACCAAGATCGGAGGCCAGAGCGAGCAGAAAGTCGTCCAGAAGTCCCAGTCGCGCGTCGAGATCTTCCACCACGTCCTGGGGGCGTCCACCGTCAGGCATCTGCGCACCGTCATCCACCCGCTGATCAAGAATCCCAACGATCTCTTCGCGGTGGACCCGTACTCGTTCTACGTCACGAACGACCACTACCACTCGGAAGGTATCGGAAGAATGATTGAGGACCTGTTGCCTGTCACCTCTTGGACCACCACCGTCCACGtccgcgtcgacgagatgtCCGCCCTTCTGCCTACTGATGGCCTCAAGGTAGAGGTGGCCCTGTCTGGACTccgcaacaacaacggcctgGGCCACGGTCGAAGGCCCGGGGAGATCATTGTCAACAACTGCGCCCGCGGAGAGATCCACCTTGCCCAGCTCTCCCCTGATCCCAAGAACACCAGCATCGACCTCACGGAGACCATCCAGGTGGACACGTACATCGACAACCCGGCCTGGTTCGAGGACCCCTACAAGtccgaggtcctcgacgccagcGGCTTCGTCCTCGCGGGCGTCTCGCGGCCCATCGACATCCTGGCGCAGGCCGGCGTGGGGGAGCCCAAGATCGGTTCGATCGTGTGGTACGTCAAGCcggccgcgggcggcggcggcggttaCGAGAAGCGCATCATgttcgaggacgacggcacgAGGATCAGCTCGGCCGCGACTGCCGTCCTCGTTGCCATCGACCCGAGCCAGGAGCAGGGCCAGAGGAAAGCCTGGCTCTTCATCACGGGTTTCATGTCGACCAGCGTTGTCGCCGTGAAGGTCGACCTATAGGACGTGATGGATAGGTTGTGAAAGCTGGCGTGGTTGAGGGACTCCGAGTTGACTGCATTCCTTTTGCGGCCAAAAGCGTCCAAGAGGTCAACATCTTGAGTTACAGCTGGAGTACTTGATCATCTCGTTGCTCCGAATGAAGTGAGTCATTTGTGTGTGAAGCTGGTCTTATTCTCATTACATGTCTTCACCTATTATTATGTACCAATCAAACACATTTCCTCACACAGGTATCTTGTCATGTAGGCCTTTGCTCTTCACGTCTGGAAAAGATTTCATTGACGCCTAATTGGATGTGAATCCCCCGCCCTGTAGACGTCCTGGATGAACCCGTCTGCGTCGCTGATGATTCTGATGGCCTGGTCAACGCTCGGCGACGTAGGCTCGCCCATGACTCCCTGCCAGCCCTGCAAGAGCTGCCTCAAGTGGTCACCAGCACTCAGGACTTCAGGCCCGATCAAGTCCTTCAATGCCTGGATACGGCAGGCGGCGAGAAGAACAAGCATCGCGCCGGCCATGCTGTCTCAGGAGGCACACGTCAGTGAGAGAGCTCTCGCATACACTCATTTCCATTCCACAGGACGGCGCGCTACTACTTACGAGAGCGAGCAAATCCAGGTATCGACCAGGACTGTTTGGCCGAACCCCCTCAGGTTGAGGATGTGCAGCAAGCACGCATCCAAGCAAGCCTTGCAGTTCTTCAAAGCGTCTTGGCTGATGGCGTTGCCGCCAGCCATGCCGCTCAGCATCCACATCAGGTACGGCCGGTAAATGACGCTCCGGCAGGTGAGATACCTCTGCCGCAGGAAGCCCCCGTGCTCCGTCGCCGTGCTCTGGCTGTTGCCGACCACGTTGAACCCGACGCTGAAGGCGAAGGCCGGCGGGAGGACCTCGCGCCACTCGTCCAGCTGGTGgttcagctcggcgacgacgtagGGGAAGCGCGCGTGgtcaagggcggcgccggtgccgtggGCGTAGAGGAGCTGGTGGACGCGGTTCAGCAGACGACGCATCGATATGCAGGCGAGGAAGTACATGGAGGACTGCTCCTCCACCTGAGGGTCCTGGTGGGTGTTGTACTCCCCCGGGAGAGGAGTCGATGACTCGATGCGGGCAATACCGGACTGGGGAAGCCCGGAGAGCTCGGCGAGATAGTCACTCGGGGAAGTTGTTAGTCGAGAGAGCTCTCTCTGCCATACAAGTAAGAAAGAAAGATTGGCTAGCTAACCTCTCGAGGATATAGCAAGACCAGAAAATCCTGCGAATCCGTTCCTGGTCTTCCGTCGACTCGGACTCGGGTGGGTAggagagcagcaggagaCATTTGGCGGATGCGGCGTTGATGTATTCCCAAGCCTGCAACGGCCGCCGGAGGAAAGCAAAGTACATGCTGCAACCCGCGGGTCAGCAGGTTTGGTCAGCCAAGTCTTATCAGACAAAGTCACTTACGCCGTGAAGAACAAGCAGTGCGTAGCCGTGCTCCCCACGTTGGTGTGGATGACGTGGAGCTTCTTCAGCACGCTGTCGAAGTACATGTCGCCCAtggccttcctcgccgctcTCCGCTTCCGTTCTTCGCCGCTTAGTGTCGCGCCGTCCGTCAGACCGGCGGTGACTTGGCCGACGCAGCCCAGGGCCATGGTCAAGAGTGCCAGGCAGACGAGGATGCTGTCCTCCTCGGGGATGCCGTCAGAGATGAGGTCGCGGACTTGGTCCAGCTGGCTGCGGGACATGGTCGGGTACCAGAAGTTAACGGTGTGCTCGAACgagtcgatgatggcccCGATGTCTTCCGCCGTCACGTAGGGATACATGCTCGTCGACCGCGTCTTCACCGGCGGCCGCGACTGCTCGAGGTGGAAGATGGAGACGTATCCGTCCCGCATGGTCGGGTAGGCATCGAAGTGAGGCCACTGCAAGACCGACTCGGTGGTGCTCGTGTGCATGGAGTCCAGCACGGCGTTCTCATAGTTGTTCTGGTACTGCGTCTCGGAGACGGGCGTGCGCTGCGGCTGGttgtggtgatggtgatggtggtggtggtggggttCGGTAAGCGGAGAGCCGGAGAAGGACCCCCGCGACGCGGACCGGAGGGCCGGGGACACGACGGAGGGCCGGCGCTCGGAAAAGGGCGGCGCTCCCTTGAAAGACCCCTCATGAGACGGGTTCTGTGAGAGGTGGAACGCCGAtgcggag
Coding sequences within it:
- a CDS encoding uncharacterized protein (Putative zn(2)Cys(6) fungal-type DNA-binding domain, transcription factor domain, fungi) is translated as MSLCQDSSSPPLVFFLSSPPSLTAPKPSLPLSPLAPRSVSDRKLPPRRNRATHTAATTPCHPAASMETMDSDSINEPSRKRLRTSHACDTCRARKIRCNGNTPCASCSASRQECTYGSEANSRGKSDLILEGVLRVEKFLHEMKATIVSPLSSTFSSSASASAFHLSQNPSHEGSFKGAPPFSERRPSVVSPALRSASRGSFSGSPLTEPHHHHHHHHHNQPQRTPVSETQYQNNYENAVLDSMHTSTTESVLQWPHFDAYPTMRDGYVSIFHLEQSRPPVKTRSTSMYPYVTAEDIGAIIDSFEHTVNFWYPTMSRSQLDQVRDLISDGIPEEDSILVCLALLTMALGCVGQVTAGLTDGATLSGEERKRRAARKAMGDMYFDSVLKKLHVIHTNVGSTATHCLFFTAMYFAFLRRPLQAWEYINAASAKCLLLLSYPPESESTEDQERIRRIFWSCYILERELSRLTTSPSDYLAELSGLPQSGIARIESSTPLPGEYNTHQDPQVEEQSSMYFLACISMRRLLNRVHQLLYAHGTGAALDHARFPYVVAELNHQLDEWREVLPPAFAFSVGFNVVGNSQSTATEHGGFLRQRYLTCRSVIYRPYLMWMLSGMAGGNAISQDALKNCKACLDACLLHILNLRGFGQTVLVDTWICSLSMAGAMLVLLAACRIQALKDLIGPEVLSAGDHLRQLLQGWQGVMGEPTSPSVDQAIRIISDADGFIQDVYRAGDSHPIRRQ
- a CDS encoding Putative six-bladed beta-propeller, TolB, whose protein sequence is MAALVSVLVAGLAIFGGYTYAPAAQRAVKLVGIGRVSVNTSVLNGGDFVFIDDTVYCEDLHHHTPSGLLFTACDDNKETRAAWFPGLANLDDPVKSSKQKGSFHVIDPKDLTQKRLRFENFDSTFVTHGIDVISDPQRPEAVYIFAVNHVPHPDYLATKIGGQSEQKVVQKSQSRVEIFHHVLGASTVRHLRTVIHPLIKNPNDLFAVDPYSFYVTNDHYHSEGIGRMIEDLLPVTSWTTTVHVRVDEMSALLPTDGLKVEVALSGLRNNNGLGHGRRPGEIIVNNCARGEIHLAQLSPDPKNTSIDLTETIQVDTYIDNPAWFEDPYKSEVLDASGFVLAGVSRPIDILAQAGVGEPKIGSIVWYVKPAAGGGGGYEKRIMFEDDGTRISSAATAVLVAIDPSQEQGQRKAWLFITGFMSTSVVAVKVDL